CAGAGACCTTGCCAAACTGGGAGAGAGATGGACAAGGTGCAATTTCTGCAGCAAAGAAGTTGGTAGCAGTGCATGACCAgagcaagaaagaaagagagacccACAAAGACCTCAGTTGCTTGTGCCTCAAACTAGCCATCAAAAAGGCAAGTGTCACTGGCCAAACTCCCACCATGTCAGTCATTTTGAAGAGCACGTCAGGACACGCTCTTGGCAAACAAAGATTTGGATGCCTCTGCACACATATTGGATCACCACTGCAACATGGATGGAAAAAGTGTGGATGAACTATTTCCTGTATGCTTCAAGGCCCCAATGACATCTGATCTTCAGCAAGACCTTATTTGTGCCTAAACCAATAACAGTTGCCAGACAATCAACTCTGTTGCAGTCAGGACAATTTTCCCTGCACACACTGTTGTAACCTACACACTCTTGACAGAGATCACGATGATGAATGAGATGATGTTGACTAGAAATGTCACCAGTGCTATTACATTTCAGTATTACCTGTATCAAATTTTACCCTTTAGATTGTTGTTGTAACACTTTGAAGTATTTGCATTGGTTTCTGTTAGTTTAATGACTATCATTTCAAGACATAAATTTGAGTTTCTTTGTGACCCCAAAGTTGTCATTTAAACATATTGATGGTGTCATCATTTATCCGTTTCTACGGTAACAGCAGCACTTGACAGCTCCACATGCTCTCATCTTGAAGGAGACATAATAAGCTCTCAAATGATGCATGGGATGCGCGTAGGTGTAGAAAAGAGGCAGGCAGACTTTTtcgcctgagggccacattgggcttccaaaattgtatggagggccggttaggggaggctgtgtctcccaaaacagccaggtgtggcccagcccccgcctcctttctgaccccctgctggccccatccaaccccccgttccctttccctgaccacccccccggGATTCCTGTCCCATCACCACCCCCTGCTTCCTGATCACCcccggaccccccacccctgactgccccgtcaccccatccaacccccccccctcccccggctcattcctgactgcccccgccccccagacccttgccccatccaacgcccctgttccctgccctctgaccaccccgacccctatccataccccctgaactcccctgctctctatccaacccctcctgccccctgcctggagggccagtggctggcggcgctacagccatgCCGCCCGGAGCACTTGGTCAGGCtgtggctctgcaactgcgctgcccggctgcCCAGAGCGTTGCTCCGGTGGCACAGCGAGGCTGCAGGAgatggggaacagcaggggagggaccggggactagcctcccaggccaggagctcaggggccgggcaggagagtcccatgggccggatgtggcccgtgggccatagtttgcccacctcttggGTAGAGGGTACAGTAAGTTGACCAAATCAGTGTGTCTCCTGCTCCCCTATTTCATGTACTGTAGAATACTGCGAATACCTACAGCTTACAGATCCGATCAAGCTGAGGGAATGAACTGTGAGCCAGAACGAGGGTCTGTGCTCCATAATGTAGCACTACCCTTCATCAAACATGTATGTATTCTTTGGCAGCTCTTGTATGCGCAGAAAGAGCCATTTCacacaccccctgctcagcctAGCAGTGTGAGGCTCTCAAAAATAGAGCAAACAAAGGGGGTCCCAAAGCCTCCACTTTCCTGTTCCACCTCATGGCACAATGAAAGAGGGGTGCCAGTTCACTGGTAACTCTAGATAACACAAGAGGCTGGTTATAAGTACTTTGAGATCtgaaaaagtgctatataaaatacAGGACACTCTCCCCCACAGTCAGTTACCTGGTGGCAGGGACTGCTTCAATTTCTCAGCCTTCTCCTTGTCTGTGATAACCAGAGTGTAGAGATACCGGCTGCAACGCACCTTAAATTTCACATTGTCTTTGTTCTTCTTGATCTTGACAGCTGCAGTAGAAAGAAGCTGGAGTTAGCACATCATTAGTGCCTTGCGCACACAATAACTTTTGCAAGCCACTCCAGCCAGCCAAGGAAAGTCTCAGGAACCCAGTGAAAAAAGTAGCCCTCCCACTACAAGGCCTTGCACACCAGTTATTCTGCCTCAAATGTTTAAGTGCAGAGCAGAATTCAAGACTATCTAACCCTGGCCACCCTACTGCCATCACAAAGGGGCAAAGTGAAAATCCAGCTCAAAAACCTCATCAGTTTGTTAGTGTCAGCTGCAGCTGAAGTGTTTTCACTGGATTTAACTCACTCCAGCCAGTAAAGAGGATAGACCACATGAGGATTTCACAAAGCAAACAGCTGTATATTTCAGGCTATtgtcctccaacacacacacacaaaacttaaTGAACTGAAATTTATAGTGCCACAAATTCCAACAGAGTGAGACAGTTTAAGTGTTATGAGGTT
The window above is part of the Natator depressus isolate rNatDep1 chromosome 14, rNatDep2.hap1, whole genome shotgun sequence genome. Proteins encoded here:
- the RPL38 gene encoding large ribosomal subunit protein eL38, with the protein product MPRKIEEIKDFLLTARRKDAKSVKIKKNKDNVKFKVRCSRYLYTLVITDKEKAEKLKQSLPPGLAVKELK